One stretch of Motilibacter rhizosphaerae DNA includes these proteins:
- a CDS encoding DUF881 domain-containing protein, translating into MPTAEGSGPGSTMALVDDLLLHRTPHPRTPPPGPPPRAVRWLGALVGVLCGLVLVVAALHARTGVPVTAQQRSLVAAVDDRRTALDGTEQQLRELRAAVASAATAPVAPAALPSAGPSGAAAALPAEGSGVVLRLVVPTGADQAVQDRDLQQLANDLWAAGAGAVALDGVRLGPRTAIRTAGSTVLVGYRPVSPPYVLSATAPGAGGGAALRARVLAGPAREQLADLAAAYDVGWSLSSRTVSLPAASPAPLRLASPAPGGGR; encoded by the coding sequence GTGCCGACCGCTGAGGGGAGCGGCCCCGGCTCGACCATGGCGCTGGTCGACGACCTGCTGCTCCACCGCACGCCCCACCCGCGCACCCCGCCGCCCGGCCCCCCGCCGCGCGCCGTCCGGTGGCTCGGCGCGCTGGTGGGGGTGCTCTGCGGCCTCGTGCTCGTCGTCGCCGCGCTGCACGCGCGCACGGGCGTGCCCGTCACCGCCCAGCAGCGCAGCCTCGTCGCCGCGGTGGACGACCGGCGCACGGCCCTCGACGGCACCGAGCAGCAGCTGCGCGAGCTGCGGGCCGCGGTGGCCAGCGCGGCCACGGCGCCGGTCGCGCCCGCAGCACTGCCGAGCGCCGGACCCAGCGGCGCCGCCGCCGCCCTGCCCGCGGAGGGCAGCGGCGTCGTGCTCCGGCTCGTCGTGCCCACCGGTGCGGACCAGGCGGTGCAGGACCGCGACCTCCAGCAGCTCGCCAACGACCTCTGGGCAGCGGGCGCGGGGGCCGTGGCGCTGGACGGCGTGCGCCTCGGCCCGCGCACCGCGATCCGCACCGCCGGCAGCACGGTGCTCGTGGGCTACCGGCCCGTCAGCCCGCCGTACGTCCTGAGCGCGACCGCCCCGGGTGCCGGCGGCGGGGCCGCCCTGCGCGCCCGCGTCCTCGCCGGCCCGGCACGCGAGCAGCTGGCCGACCTCGCCGCGGCGTACGACGTCGGCTGGTCGCTCTCGTCGCGTACGGTCTCCCTGCCGGCCGCGTCCCCCGCCCCCCTGCGGCTGGCGTCTCCAGCGCCGGGAGGAGGACGGTGA
- a CDS encoding small basic family protein, with translation MTAVLGLVVGVVAGLLLHPAVPLWLQPYLPIAVVAALDAVFGALRAGLEGLFDERVFVVSFVSNTVVAALIVFLGDQLGVGGQLSTGVVIVLGVRIFANVAAIRRRLFGA, from the coding sequence GTGACCGCGGTCCTCGGCCTCGTCGTCGGCGTCGTCGCCGGCCTGCTGCTGCACCCGGCGGTGCCGCTCTGGCTGCAGCCGTACCTCCCCATCGCCGTCGTCGCGGCGCTCGACGCCGTGTTCGGCGCCCTGCGCGCCGGGCTCGAGGGGCTGTTCGACGAGCGGGTCTTCGTCGTCTCGTTCGTCTCCAACACCGTGGTCGCGGCGCTCATCGTCTTCCTCGGCGACCAGCTCGGCGTCGGCGGCCAGCTCTCCACGGGCGTCGTCATCGTCCTCGGCGTGCGGATCTTCGCCAACGTCGCGGCGATCCGCCGCCGGCTGTTCGGGGCCTGA
- a CDS encoding FHA domain-containing protein, producing the protein MPFCTHCGHANDESARFCSTCGSALRPVDATTALPLGGTPEPAVEAEEPAGVTPADLAAVDALPPGSALLVVRRGPNAGSRFLLDEDVTTAGRHPESDIFLDDVTVSRRHVEFVRVEGGFEVRDVGSLNGTYVNRERIDTAPLTGGDEVQIGKYRLVYLAGGSGGGARG; encoded by the coding sequence ATGCCGTTCTGCACCCACTGCGGGCACGCCAACGACGAGTCCGCGCGGTTCTGCAGCACGTGCGGCTCCGCCCTGCGTCCCGTCGACGCGACCACCGCGCTGCCGCTGGGCGGTACGCCGGAGCCGGCCGTCGAGGCCGAGGAGCCGGCCGGCGTCACGCCCGCGGACCTGGCCGCGGTCGACGCGCTGCCGCCCGGGTCCGCCCTGCTGGTCGTGCGCCGCGGGCCCAACGCCGGCAGCCGCTTCCTCCTCGACGAGGACGTGACGACGGCGGGCCGCCACCCGGAGAGCGACATCTTCCTCGACGACGTCACCGTCTCGCGCCGGCACGTGGAGTTCGTCCGCGTCGAGGGCGGCTTCGAGGTGCGCGACGTCGGGAGCCTGAACGGCACCTACGTCAACCGCGAGCGCATCGACACCGCGCCGCTGACGGGCGGCGACGAGGTCCAGATCGGCAAGTACCGGCTGGTCTACCTCGCCGGCGGGAGCGGCGGAGGAGCCAGGGGGTGA
- the gcvH gene encoding glycine cleavage system protein GcvH, whose product MVPEELHYTEQHEWLREQDGVVRVGITDYAQDALGDVVFVSLPSVGDTVSAGESCGEVESTKSVSEVYAPVSGEVVARNDALDATPELVNSDPYGEGWMFEVRGSTEGVELLDAAGYSSLTGG is encoded by the coding sequence GTGGTCCCCGAGGAGCTGCACTACACCGAGCAGCACGAGTGGCTGCGCGAGCAGGACGGCGTGGTGCGCGTCGGGATCACCGACTACGCCCAGGACGCCCTCGGCGACGTGGTCTTCGTGTCGCTGCCCTCCGTCGGTGACACGGTGAGCGCGGGGGAGTCGTGCGGCGAGGTCGAGTCCACCAAGAGCGTCAGCGAGGTCTACGCACCGGTGAGCGGTGAGGTCGTCGCCCGCAACGACGCGCTCGACGCCACGCCGGAGCTCGTCAACTCCGACCCGTACGGCGAGGGCTGGATGTTCGAGGTGCGCGGCTCCACCGAGGGCGTGGAGCTGCTGGACGCGGCGGGGTACTCCTCGCTCACCGGCGGCTGA
- a CDS encoding mannose-1-phosphate guanyltransferase: MRAVVMAGGEGTRLRPMTASMPKPLLPVVNRPIMEHVLRLLRRHGFDETVVTVQFLAALVRNYFGDGEDLGMHLQYATEETPLGTAGSVRNAAHLLHDDTFLVISGDALTDIDLSAMVDAHRKRGALVTVCLKRVENPLDFGITILDEQDRVQRFLEKPTWGQVFSDTVNTGIYVMEPEVLDLVTVGETVDWSGDVFPQLLAQGAPVYGWVADGYWEDVGTTESYLRAQADVLLRNVDVDIDGFEVSHGVWIGEGADVDPDAKLIGPLYIGDYAKVEGGAVIREHTVLGSNVVVKSGALLERAVVHDNVFIGPQTSLRACVVGKNTDIMRGARVEEGAVIGDECVIEEEAIVQSGVKVYPFKTLEAGAVVNQSVIFESRGQRNLFGARGVSGIVNVEITPELAVRLASAWATTLPKGSTVVTACDHSRGARTIKRAVIAALNSSALNVEDLEAVPLPVARLHTADVGSGGVYVRTTLGQPESIDIVLLDSTGGDISQSDQRKVERVFSRQEYRRAFPGEIGTLVWPSRVGEAYVTSLLRSISTRGVAEAEMKVVVDTGGGSAALILPSLLGRLGIDVLTIGNRLDESYPTETPEGRRSALARLGDLVASSGAAFGVRFDTVGERISLADETGRVIDDERALLVVLDLVAAERNHGTVALPVTTTRVSEQVARFHGVRIAWTGTSSDQLALASHEPDLVLGADGRGGFVIPESSGNIDGMATFVHLVGLVARTQLQLSEIDARIPQSHMARRSVPTPWAAKGAVMRSVVEAAAGRPLDTTDGVRLTEPDGAWVLVLPDPAEPVTHLWAEAADAERAEELLEEWTHTVERADR; this comes from the coding sequence GTGAGAGCGGTCGTCATGGCAGGCGGCGAGGGCACGCGCCTGCGCCCCATGACGGCCTCCATGCCCAAGCCGCTGCTCCCGGTGGTCAACCGCCCGATCATGGAGCACGTCCTGCGGCTGCTGCGCCGCCACGGCTTCGACGAGACCGTCGTCACCGTGCAGTTCCTCGCCGCGCTGGTGCGCAACTACTTCGGGGACGGCGAGGACCTCGGCATGCACCTGCAGTACGCCACCGAGGAGACCCCCCTCGGCACGGCGGGCAGCGTGCGCAACGCCGCGCACCTGCTGCACGACGACACCTTCCTCGTCATCAGCGGCGACGCGCTCACCGACATCGACCTCAGTGCGATGGTCGACGCGCACCGCAAGCGCGGCGCGCTCGTCACCGTCTGCCTCAAGCGCGTCGAGAACCCCCTCGACTTCGGCATCACGATCCTCGACGAGCAGGACCGGGTGCAGCGCTTCCTCGAGAAGCCCACGTGGGGGCAGGTCTTCTCCGACACCGTCAACACCGGCATCTACGTCATGGAGCCGGAGGTGCTCGACCTCGTCACCGTCGGCGAGACGGTCGACTGGTCCGGCGACGTCTTCCCGCAGCTGCTCGCGCAGGGCGCGCCCGTCTACGGCTGGGTCGCGGACGGCTACTGGGAGGACGTCGGTACGACGGAGTCCTACCTCCGCGCCCAGGCGGACGTGCTGCTGCGCAACGTCGACGTCGACATCGACGGCTTCGAGGTCTCCCACGGGGTGTGGATCGGGGAGGGCGCCGACGTCGACCCCGATGCCAAGCTCATCGGCCCGCTCTACATCGGCGACTACGCCAAGGTCGAGGGCGGCGCGGTGATCCGCGAGCACACCGTGCTCGGCAGCAACGTCGTCGTGAAGTCCGGTGCGCTGCTCGAGCGCGCCGTCGTCCACGACAACGTCTTCATCGGTCCCCAGACGAGCCTGCGCGCCTGCGTCGTCGGCAAGAACACCGACATCATGCGCGGCGCCCGCGTCGAGGAGGGCGCGGTCATCGGTGACGAGTGCGTCATCGAGGAGGAGGCGATCGTCCAGTCGGGGGTGAAGGTCTACCCCTTCAAGACCCTCGAGGCCGGCGCGGTCGTCAACCAGAGCGTCATCTTCGAGTCGCGCGGCCAGCGGAACCTGTTCGGCGCGCGCGGCGTGAGCGGGATCGTCAACGTCGAGATCACCCCCGAGCTCGCGGTGCGGCTCGCGAGCGCGTGGGCGACCACGCTGCCGAAGGGCTCGACCGTCGTCACGGCGTGCGACCACAGCCGCGGCGCCCGGACGATCAAGCGCGCGGTGATCGCGGCGCTCAACAGCTCGGCGCTCAACGTGGAGGACCTCGAGGCGGTGCCGCTGCCGGTGGCGCGCCTGCACACGGCGGACGTCGGCAGCGGGGGCGTCTACGTGCGCACGACGCTCGGGCAGCCGGAGAGCATCGACATCGTGCTGCTCGACAGCACCGGCGGGGACATCAGCCAGAGCGACCAGCGCAAGGTCGAGCGGGTGTTCAGCCGCCAGGAGTACCGCCGCGCGTTCCCCGGCGAGATCGGCACCCTGGTGTGGCCGAGCCGGGTGGGGGAGGCGTACGTCACCTCGCTGCTGCGCTCGATCAGCACCCGCGGGGTCGCCGAGGCGGAGATGAAGGTGGTCGTGGACACCGGCGGCGGCTCGGCCGCGCTGATCCTGCCCTCGCTGCTGGGCCGGCTCGGCATCGACGTGCTCACCATCGGCAACCGGCTCGACGAGTCGTACCCCACCGAGACCCCCGAGGGCCGGCGCAGCGCGCTCGCGCGCCTGGGCGACCTCGTCGCCTCCTCGGGTGCGGCGTTCGGCGTCCGCTTCGACACCGTGGGCGAGCGCATCTCGCTCGCCGACGAGACCGGCCGGGTCATCGACGACGAGCGGGCGCTGCTCGTCGTGCTGGACCTCGTCGCGGCCGAGCGCAACCACGGCACGGTGGCCCTGCCGGTCACGACGACGCGGGTGAGCGAGCAGGTCGCGCGCTTCCACGGGGTGCGGATCGCGTGGACGGGGACCTCCTCCGACCAGCTGGCGCTCGCCTCCCACGAGCCGGACCTCGTCCTCGGCGCGGACGGGCGCGGGGGGTTCGTCATCCCCGAGTCGAGCGGCAACATCGACGGCATGGCGACGTTCGTCCACCTCGTGGGCCTCGTGGCACGGACCCAGCTGCAGCTCTCCGAGATCGACGCGCGCATCCCGCAGTCGCACATGGCCCGGCGCTCGGTCCCCACCCCGTGGGCGGCCAAGGGCGCGGTCATGCGCAGCGTCGTGGAGGCAGCGGCCGGCCGTCCCCTGGACACCACCGACGGGGTCCGCCTCACCGAGCCCGACGGGGCGTGGGTCCTCGTCCTGCCCGACCCCGCCGAGCCCGTCACCCACCTCTGGGCCGAGGCGGCGGACGCCGAGCGCGCCGAGGAGCTGCTCGAGGAGTGGACCCACACGGTCGAGCGTGCCGACCGCTGA
- a CDS encoding DUF881 domain-containing protein has protein sequence MTAPALELLRRALRPSRGQAVVAVLLALVGFGLVVQARSATGSGLAGLRQPELVRILDDTEARSQQLRQEQARLQAQLDRLRAAGADQQAAAAQARSRAEQLEVLAGTRAARGPGVELRVPDPHGAVGAATLLDAVQELRDAGAEVVAVDGVRIVASSAFVDVGGGVEVRWTGGSAEVSAPYLLQAIGPVQELRTGLAIPGGVLDDLQALQLEPVLTSAGALELGPLPGTSLPPSPLPSGSPGH, from the coding sequence GTGACCGCACCCGCTCTGGAGCTGCTGCGCCGCGCGCTGCGCCCCAGCCGCGGCCAGGCGGTCGTCGCGGTCCTGCTCGCCCTGGTCGGCTTCGGGCTCGTCGTGCAGGCGCGTTCCGCGACGGGGTCCGGGCTCGCGGGGCTGCGCCAGCCGGAGCTCGTCCGCATCCTCGACGACACCGAGGCGCGCTCCCAGCAGCTGCGCCAGGAGCAGGCCCGGCTCCAGGCGCAGCTCGACCGGCTGCGGGCGGCCGGCGCCGACCAGCAGGCGGCGGCCGCGCAGGCGCGCAGCCGCGCCGAGCAGCTCGAGGTGCTCGCCGGCACGCGCGCGGCGCGCGGACCCGGGGTCGAGCTGCGCGTGCCCGACCCGCACGGCGCCGTCGGCGCCGCGACGCTGCTCGACGCCGTGCAGGAGCTGCGCGACGCGGGCGCCGAGGTGGTCGCCGTCGACGGCGTGCGGATCGTCGCCAGCAGCGCCTTCGTCGACGTCGGCGGTGGCGTCGAGGTGCGTTGGACCGGCGGGAGCGCGGAGGTCTCCGCGCCGTACCTCCTCCAGGCGATCGGCCCGGTCCAGGAGCTGCGCACCGGCCTCGCGATCCCCGGCGGGGTGCTCGACGACCTGCAGGCCCTGCAGCTGGAGCCGGTGCTGACGAGCGCGGGCGCGCTCGAGCTCGGGCCCCTGCCCGGCACGTCGCTGCCGCCCTCGCCCCTGCCCTCGGGGAGCCCGGGCCACTAG
- the ftsR gene encoding transcriptional regulator FtsR, with protein MSALPAPASRSIGEVLAELRQEFSDVTISKIRFLEAEGLVEPQRTPSGYRKFSTADVERLRYVLRAQRDHYLPLRVIKDHLDALDRGLEPPQTALTAPRVPRVVPEPGTPLPADAGGPPLRLSRRELCEAAGLEERQLAEVEGHGLLRAPEGGWYDRDDLRVAQTVAELARFGVEARHLRPFRTAAQREADLVLQVTDPLQRQRQADSQARREEAVRELCALTLRLHALLVKAAVDGEDR; from the coding sequence GTGAGCGCCCTGCCCGCGCCCGCCAGCCGCAGCATCGGCGAGGTCCTCGCGGAGCTGCGCCAGGAGTTCTCCGACGTGACGATCTCGAAGATCCGCTTCCTCGAGGCCGAGGGGCTGGTCGAGCCGCAGCGCACGCCGTCGGGCTACCGGAAGTTCTCCACCGCCGACGTCGAGCGGCTGCGCTACGTCCTGCGCGCCCAGCGCGACCACTACCTGCCGCTGCGGGTCATCAAGGACCACCTCGACGCGCTCGACCGCGGGCTCGAGCCCCCGCAGACGGCGCTCACGGCTCCGCGGGTGCCGCGCGTCGTCCCCGAGCCCGGCACGCCGCTGCCCGCCGACGCCGGCGGCCCCCCGCTGCGGCTCTCGCGCCGCGAGCTCTGCGAGGCCGCCGGGCTGGAGGAGCGCCAGCTGGCCGAGGTCGAGGGGCACGGCCTGCTCCGGGCGCCCGAGGGCGGCTGGTACGACCGCGACGACCTGCGCGTCGCGCAGACGGTCGCCGAGCTCGCCCGCTTCGGCGTCGAGGCGCGCCACCTGCGCCCCTTCCGCACCGCCGCGCAGCGCGAGGCCGACCTCGTGCTGCAGGTGACCGACCCCCTGCAGCGCCAGCGGCAGGCCGACTCCCAGGCCAGGCGCGAGGAGGCGGTGCGCGAGCTGTGCGCGCTGACCCTGCGCCTGCACGCCCTGCTCGTGAAGGCCGCGGTGGACGGCGAGGACCGCTGA
- a CDS encoding CDP-alcohol phosphatidyltransferase family protein has protein sequence MGSTDAGALDAGVLTVPNALSAARLLGVPVFLVLVLGHHDGWALALLVASGVTDWLDGWLARRLSQTSRLGALLDPAADRLYIVATLVGLTVRGIIPLWLPAVLIARELLLSVVLALLQRRGYGPLPVHFLGKAATANLLYAFPLLLLGDGTGTVATTADAVGWAFAVWGTALYWYAGVLYVLQARDVLGWGGVPGVRAGRTAA, from the coding sequence TTGGGCTCCACCGACGCGGGTGCGCTCGACGCTGGCGTGCTGACCGTCCCCAACGCGCTCTCGGCGGCGCGGCTGCTGGGCGTCCCCGTCTTCCTCGTCCTCGTGCTCGGCCACCACGACGGCTGGGCCCTCGCCCTGCTCGTCGCCAGCGGCGTCACCGACTGGCTCGACGGCTGGCTCGCCCGCAGGCTCTCGCAGACCAGTCGGCTCGGGGCGCTGCTCGACCCGGCGGCCGACCGCCTCTACATCGTCGCGACCCTCGTCGGGCTCACGGTGCGCGGCATCATCCCGCTGTGGCTGCCGGCGGTCCTCATCGCCCGCGAGCTGCTGCTGTCGGTCGTGCTCGCGCTGCTCCAGCGCCGCGGGTACGGCCCGCTGCCCGTGCACTTCCTCGGCAAGGCCGCGACCGCGAACCTGCTCTACGCCTTCCCCCTGCTCCTGCTCGGCGACGGCACGGGGACCGTTGCGACGACGGCCGACGCGGTCGGCTGGGCCTTCGCGGTCTGGGGCACGGCCCTCTACTGGTACGCCGGCGTCCTCTACGTCCTGCAGGCCCGCGACGTCCTGGGCTGGGGCGGCGTACCCGGCGTGCGGGCGGGAAGGACAGCGGCGTGA